Proteins encoded within one genomic window of Polyodon spathula isolate WHYD16114869_AA chromosome 32, ASM1765450v1, whole genome shotgun sequence:
- the LOC121303380 gene encoding forkhead box protein O6-like → MILRSLPEILNRIFSHSLQNSIRHNLSLHTRFIRVQNEGTGKSSWWMLNPDGGKSGKAPRRRAVSMDNNSKFLKSKGRASKKKAAAVAASVQEGPEESPGRGTGGAWSPAGGGGAIAGGVGEEFDAWTDIRSRASSSASTLSSRLSPILAADDDLEPEDGPSCSASPRMYPSPSSTLSPNLGTGGRCPVELPQLADLTGAINLNENLNGLLEHHQDSYAPSHQQMKQRASGFPFHGSKCAGTPSSAGTYCGTIYSQSSMGMLRHSPMQTIQENKPTTFQAAVGNHYPSSTSLQDLLTNTQQYRAKALMLNHEADSLMPNPAVGVTSHAHSHSHSHSHTHSHSHSHSHSHRPTLCSSSGSSSRGLSNGGVLMQAYNNTNNSLKVGSMYSSSNHSHLPTSTALPPNPAGLLGAPLDTCHLATAPHQRPHPGQPYPIHSHHQGMVDSIHGPYHPHPHPQGNYHYHNHLHHHYPPERLPADLDLDMFHGSLDCDVDSIILNDFMDSSEEIDFNFDCALSQGNMSMAMGMGNLPGTPQTHNNQSWVPG, encoded by the coding sequence ATGATCTTACGCAGTCTTCCTGAAATCCTTAACAGAATCTTTTCTCATTCTCTGCAGAACTCCATCCGTCACAACCTGTCACTGCACACACGATTCATCCGCGTGCAGAACGAGGGCACGGGGAAAAGCTCCTGGTGGATGCTGAACCCGGATGGGGGCAAGTCGGGCAAAGCCCCCCGTCGGAGGGCAGTCTCCATGGACAACAACAGCAAGTTCCTGAAGAGCAAGGGGAGAGCCAGTAAGAAGAAAGCAGCTGCTGTGGCAGCCTCAGTGCAGGAAGGACCAGAGGAGAGCCCAGGGAGAGGGACAGGTGGGGCATGGAGCCCTGCAGGGGGAGGGGGAGCCATagcagggggggtgggggaggaatTTGATGCCTGGACTGATATCCGCTCGCGGGCCAGCTCCTCCGCATCCACACTGAGCAGTCGTCTCTCCCCAATCCTGGCTGCAGATGATGATCTGGAACCAGAGGATGGCCCTTCATGCTCTGCCTCCCCACGGATGTACCCTAGCCCTTCCAGCACCCTGTCACCAAACTTGGGCACGGGGGGCCGCTGTCCTGTGGAGCTCCCCCAGCTAGCAGACCTGACAGGGGCCATCAACCTCAATGAGAACCTCAACGGGCTTCTGGAGCACCACCAGGACAGCTACGCACCTTCTCACCAGCAGATGAAGCAAAGAGCTTCTGGATTCCCCTTTCACGGGTCCAAGTGCGCAGGAACTCCTTCCAGTGCTGGAACCTACTGCGGCACCATCTACAGCCAGTCATCCATGGGCATGCTGCGCCATTCGCCCATGCAAACCATCCAGGAGAACAAGCCCACCACCTTCCAGGCGGCCGTTGGGAACCACTACCCCAGCAGCACCTCCTTACAGGATCTGCTCACTAACACCCAACAGTACCGAGCAAAGGCACTCATGCTAAACCACGAGGCTGATTCTTTGATGCCCAACCCTGCAGTGGGGGTGACCTCCCAtgcccactcccactcccactcccactcccacacCCACtctcactcccactcccactctcactctcacagACCTACGCTCTGCAGCAGCAGTGGCAGCAGCTCAAGAGGACTGTCGAATGGTGGTGTGCTGATGCAAGCTTATAATAACACCAACAACAGCCTCAAAGTTGGCAGCATGTACTCTTCGTCTAATCACAGCCATCTCCCCACCTCCACTGCCTTGCCACCCAATCCGGCTGGGCTGCTGGGTGCCCCACTGGACACGTGTCACCTAGCCACTGCCCCTCACCAAAGGCCACACCCTGGCCAGCCTTACCCCATCCACAGCCATCACCAAGGCATGGTGGACTCCATCCATGGCCCCTAccaccctcacccccacccccaaggGAACTACCATTACCACAATCATCTCCACCACCACTACCCCCCCGAGCGGCTGCCAGCTGACTTGGATCTGGACATGTTCCACGGCAGCCTGGACTGCGATGTGGACTCCATCATCCTCAATGATTTCATGGACTCCTCAGAGGAGATTGACTTCAATTTTGACTGCGCTCTGTCACAGGGCAACATGAGCATGGCCATGGGCATGGGCAACTTGCCTGGGACGCCCCAGACCCACAATAACCAGAGCTGGGTGCCAGGTTAA